The Lichenihabitans psoromatis genome contains a region encoding:
- a CDS encoding metallophosphoesterase family protein: MAFHASPNDDNAYLTEEVVNGRLLPAPHQRISDRLGDLPDVGLVLAAHSHIATVVRLPNGPWIVNPGSVGCPAYVDPDHPAHVSESGSPLARYAIVTVADDRATGLAGVEFRAIPYDHEGAARRAESLGEQDWTYALRHGFIRATEAAI, translated from the coding sequence ACGACGACAATGCCTATCTGACCGAAGAGGTCGTCAACGGCCGGCTACTGCCCGCGCCGCACCAGCGCATATCGGATCGGCTCGGCGATCTCCCCGACGTTGGTCTCGTGCTGGCGGCTCATAGTCACATCGCCACCGTGGTTCGCCTTCCGAATGGCCCGTGGATCGTCAATCCCGGCAGCGTCGGCTGCCCGGCTTACGTCGATCCGGACCACCCTGCTCACGTCTCCGAGAGCGGCAGCCCGCTGGCCCGTTATGCGATCGTCACCGTCGCGGACGATCGTGCCACGGGCCTAGCGGGTGTTGAATTTCGTGCGATCCCCTATGATCATGAAGGAGCCGCGCGCCGCGCCGAAAGCTTGGGCGAGCAGGATTGGACCTATGCCTTGCGGCACGGCTTCATCCGCGCCACGGAGGCGGCGATATAG
- the hemH gene encoding ferrochelatase, which translates to MNMSPTFTTAERMAATGPLPPGHPAVKTRKVGVLLSNLGTPDATDYWSMRRYLSEFLSDRRVIETPRIIWLLILNLIILTIRPGRKGKDYDTIWNRELNESPLKTITRGQATQLQASIDAGLFGASGDKVVVEWGMRYGNPSMKSAIDKLSAAGCDRILLVPLYPQYAAATSATACDKVFEALMAMRWQPSLRVAPPYHDDPVYIEELAKSVTEHLATLDLVPEVILASFHGVPKQYLMKGDPYHCQCVKTGRLLRERLGLTPENFKITFQSRFGPAEWLQPYTDETIKALAAQGVKRMAVLTPGFSADCLETIEEIGAENAEYFLHGGGEKFARIACLNDSAGGMKVIEAIVRRELMGWVEGATPATVDVPVVASV; encoded by the coding sequence ATGAACATGTCTCCCACATTCACGACGGCCGAGCGTATGGCCGCCACCGGTCCGCTGCCGCCCGGCCATCCGGCCGTGAAGACTCGCAAGGTCGGCGTGCTGCTAAGCAATCTCGGAACGCCGGATGCGACCGATTATTGGTCGATGCGCCGTTATCTCTCCGAGTTCCTATCCGACCGACGTGTCATCGAGACCCCCCGGATCATCTGGTTGCTCATTTTGAACCTCATCATCCTGACGATCCGCCCCGGTCGCAAGGGCAAGGATTACGACACGATATGGAACCGGGAACTGAATGAAAGCCCGCTGAAGACAATCACGCGAGGGCAAGCCACGCAGCTTCAAGCCTCGATCGACGCGGGCCTGTTCGGCGCGAGCGGCGACAAGGTCGTGGTCGAATGGGGGATGCGTTACGGCAACCCGTCGATGAAATCCGCGATCGACAAGCTTTCGGCTGCGGGATGCGACCGCATTCTTCTGGTGCCGCTCTACCCGCAATATGCGGCAGCCACGAGCGCCACGGCCTGCGACAAGGTCTTCGAAGCTTTGATGGCGATGCGCTGGCAGCCGTCCTTGCGGGTCGCGCCGCCCTACCATGACGATCCGGTCTACATCGAGGAACTGGCGAAATCGGTGACGGAGCATCTCGCGACGCTCGATCTCGTCCCGGAGGTCATCCTCGCGTCGTTCCACGGGGTCCCGAAGCAATATCTGATGAAGGGCGATCCCTATCATTGCCAATGCGTGAAGACCGGCCGCTTGTTGCGTGAGCGGCTCGGCCTGACGCCGGAGAACTTTAAGATCACCTTTCAGTCGCGCTTCGGGCCGGCCGAGTGGTTGCAGCCCTATACGGATGAGACAATTAAGGCGCTGGCGGCGCAGGGCGTGAAGCGCATGGCGGTCCTAACGCCAGGCTTTTCTGCGGATTGCCTCGAGACGATCGAGGAAATCGGGGCCGAGAATGCCGAATATTTTCTGCATGGCGGCGGTGAGAAATTCGCTCGCATCGCGTGTCTCAACGATAGCGCCGGCGGCATGAAGGTGATCGAGGCCATTGTGCGGCGGGAGCTGATGGGTTGGGTCGAGGGCGCTACGCCGGCAACCGTCGATGTTCCGGTCGTCGCCAGCGTCTGA
- the mtgA gene encoding monofunctional biosynthetic peptidoglycan transglycosylase, protein MGKPGVFRRLNRILNWIVAGLVLVMLLFVAVFVYDSTRPAISVLMINHWIRGKTVDRQWIPLADVSPRLIDSVVMSEDGQFCSHNGVDWHQLQDVMDDPDGPARGASTITMQVARNLFLWNGRSFIRKGLEIPLALLVDALWSKKHILEVYLNIAEWGDGIFGAEAAARHDFNKSAAQLTTREAALLATALPNPFLRNPAKPSRNHRYLAEINTARTRDAAEWTSCLR, encoded by the coding sequence GTGGGCAAGCCCGGCGTTTTTCGGAGGCTGAACCGCATTCTGAACTGGATCGTAGCGGGTCTCGTTCTCGTGATGCTGCTGTTCGTCGCGGTTTTCGTCTACGACAGCACGCGCCCGGCGATCTCGGTTCTGATGATCAATCATTGGATCAGGGGAAAGACGGTCGATCGACAATGGATCCCGCTTGCCGACGTCTCGCCCCGGCTGATCGACTCGGTCGTCATGTCCGAGGACGGGCAATTCTGCAGCCATAACGGCGTCGATTGGCACCAGTTGCAGGACGTGATGGACGATCCCGACGGTCCCGCGCGGGGTGCGTCGACCATCACGATGCAGGTCGCCCGCAACCTGTTTCTCTGGAACGGGCGCTCGTTCATTCGGAAGGGCTTGGAGATCCCGTTGGCGCTCCTGGTCGATGCGCTCTGGAGCAAAAAGCATATTCTGGAGGTTTATCTCAACATCGCCGAATGGGGCGACGGGATATTTGGGGCGGAGGCGGCGGCGCGGCACGATTTCAACAAAAGTGCCGCGCAACTCACGACGCGCGAAGCCGCTCTTCTTGCAACCGCGCTGCCGAACCCGTTTCTCCGCAATCCCGCCAAGCCGAGCCGCAACCATCGCTATCTGGCTGAGATCAACACGGCGCGGACGCGGGACGCAGCTGAGTGGACCAGCTGCCTCCGCTGA
- a CDS encoding glycine C-acetyltransferase, translating into MTQAFLDHLSATLTDVERDGLYKRERLIAGPQGGSIAVETPGGTRPFINLCANNYLGLASDPRVIEAAHRGLDDYGFGMASVRFICGAQTLHRELERAIASYLGKADAILFAACFDANGGVFEPLFDQQDAIISDGLNHASIIDGIRLTKSKRYRFANSDMTELEDRLKEADRDGARFKLIVTDGVFSMDGHLAPLEPICDLAERYGAIVLVDDCHATGHLGPQGRGAAALAGVVDRVGIVTGTFGKTLGGGMGGFVAADQPVIDLLRQRSRPYLFSNSLAPPVAAGSLKAIEICLEADDLRDRLMSHTHRFRAGLAAAGFALLPGETPIIPVMLHEATRAQAMAKALDERGVFVAGFFFPVVPKGKARIRTQMSAALTEADVDYAITSFIEAGRDLDVI; encoded by the coding sequence ATGACACAGGCGTTCCTCGATCATCTTTCCGCGACGCTGACGGACGTCGAGCGGGATGGTCTCTATAAGCGCGAGCGTCTTATCGCAGGGCCGCAAGGCGGCTCTATCGCGGTCGAGACGCCGGGCGGTACACGGCCCTTCATCAATCTCTGCGCCAACAATTATCTCGGGCTCGCTTCGGACCCGCGCGTGATCGAAGCGGCGCATCGCGGCCTCGACGACTATGGGTTCGGCATGGCGTCGGTCCGCTTCATCTGCGGGGCGCAGACCCTGCATCGCGAACTCGAGCGCGCGATCGCGAGCTACCTCGGCAAGGCCGACGCGATTCTCTTCGCGGCCTGTTTCGACGCCAATGGCGGCGTCTTCGAACCGCTTTTCGACCAGCAAGACGCAATCATTTCAGATGGGCTCAACCACGCCTCGATCATTGATGGCATCCGGCTCACAAAGTCCAAACGCTATCGGTTCGCTAACAGCGACATGACCGAACTCGAAGATCGATTGAAGGAGGCCGACCGCGACGGGGCTCGCTTCAAGTTGATCGTAACCGATGGCGTGTTTTCAATGGACGGGCACCTCGCACCGTTGGAGCCGATCTGCGATCTCGCGGAACGCTATGGCGCCATCGTGCTGGTGGATGACTGCCACGCGACGGGACATCTTGGCCCGCAAGGGCGGGGCGCAGCCGCGCTGGCCGGCGTGGTGGATCGGGTCGGCATCGTCACCGGCACGTTCGGGAAGACGCTTGGCGGCGGCATGGGCGGCTTCGTTGCGGCCGATCAGCCCGTGATAGACCTGTTGCGGCAACGCTCGCGCCCCTATCTCTTTTCCAACAGCCTTGCGCCGCCCGTGGCGGCCGGGTCGCTGAAGGCCATCGAAATCTGTCTCGAGGCCGACGATCTGCGCGACCGCCTCATGTCGCATACACACCGCTTCCGGGCTGGGCTTGCGGCCGCCGGCTTCGCTCTGCTCCCGGGCGAAACTCCGATCATCCCGGTCATGCTGCATGAGGCCACACGCGCCCAGGCCATGGCCAAGGCGCTCGATGAGCGCGGTGTGTTCGTGGCCGGATTCTTCTTTCCGGTGGTGCCAAAAGGCAAGGCACGGATCAGAACCCAGATGTCCGCCGCCTTGACCGAGGCCGACGTCGACTACGCGATCACGTCCTTTATTGAGGCCGGTCGGGACCTCGACGTGATTTGA
- the rsfS gene encoding ribosome silencing factor: protein MVHGCEGHALATSTILEAVSPKPAPSGALPDSDQIIRAVLDSLDDAKADEVLPLDLRGKTSLCDMMVIATGRSTTHVSSIADRVTRACKDLGVVARVEGLSNCDWVLVDAHDVIVHIFRAEVRQFYNLEKLWGVDRPDERQADRDARRAGA from the coding sequence GTGGTTCACGGATGTGAGGGACACGCACTGGCCACGAGCACCATTCTTGAAGCGGTTTCGCCGAAACCCGCGCCGTCGGGCGCTCTGCCCGATTCCGATCAGATCATTCGGGCGGTCCTGGACAGTCTTGACGACGCCAAGGCCGACGAAGTTCTCCCCCTCGATCTTCGTGGCAAGACCTCGCTTTGCGACATGATGGTGATCGCGACCGGTCGCTCCACAACGCATGTGAGTTCGATTGCGGATCGCGTAACGCGGGCCTGTAAGGATCTCGGAGTCGTGGCGCGCGTCGAGGGCCTGTCTAATTGTGATTGGGTTCTGGTCGACGCGCATGACGTGATCGTGCACATCTTCCGCGCCGAAGTCCGCCAGTTTTATAATCTCGAGAAGCTTTGGGGTGTCGATCGGCCCGACGAAAGGCAGGCCGACCGGGATGCACGTCGCGCGGGAGCCTGA
- the rlmH gene encoding 23S rRNA (pseudouridine(1915)-N(3))-methyltransferase RlmH translates to MKIVLLAVGRMKTGPERELMTRYMERAQAIGRSVGLTAIAVRELDESRARSSTERKREEGRAILAECPSEVHIVALDERGASLGSEAFAGKLGVMRDAGTDAVAIVIGGADGLSEDVRARAALCLCYGAATFPHQIVRVLAAEQIYRACTILAGHPYHRG, encoded by the coding sequence ATGAAAATCGTTTTGCTTGCGGTCGGTCGCATGAAGACAGGACCCGAACGCGAACTGATGACCCGTTACATGGAGCGGGCTCAGGCCATAGGGCGGAGTGTCGGCCTGACTGCTATCGCGGTTCGTGAACTCGACGAGAGCCGAGCTCGTTCCTCGACTGAACGAAAGCGCGAGGAGGGTCGCGCGATCCTCGCGGAATGTCCATCCGAGGTCCATATCGTCGCCCTTGATGAACGTGGCGCGTCGCTCGGCAGCGAAGCTTTTGCGGGTAAGCTTGGGGTCATGCGCGATGCGGGGACTGATGCGGTTGCGATCGTGATCGGCGGAGCCGATGGATTGAGCGAAGACGTCCGCGCCCGCGCGGCGCTGTGCCTCTGTTATGGTGCCGCCACCTTCCCTCATCAGATCGTTCGCGTTCTCGCGGCCGAGCAGATTTATCGAGCATGCACGATTTTGGCTGGTCATCCCTATCATCGTGGGTGA
- a CDS encoding flavin reductase family protein, translating into MMECRFLVPERDALMHSDARTSEGQDVLNGFKMAMRRLASTVTVITTALDGRRYGMAATSVTSVTAHPPALLVCINQSASIHGPTIANGRFCINLLGVDHDDMVGPFSGQAAGEDRFAYGTWDAHSGGLPYLLDAQANLFCVLTKRVSYGSHSIFVGEVEQVRLCGDTEPLIYQDGGLYRTLGLPTQS; encoded by the coding sequence ATGATGGAATGCCGCTTCTTAGTCCCTGAGAGGGATGCTCTAATGCACAGCGATGCGCGAACATCCGAAGGCCAAGATGTCTTGAACGGCTTCAAGATGGCGATGCGCCGATTAGCATCGACCGTCACTGTCATTACAACAGCGCTCGACGGACGACGCTACGGGATGGCCGCGACCTCGGTGACGTCCGTCACGGCTCATCCTCCAGCCCTGCTGGTCTGCATCAATCAAAGCGCCAGCATCCATGGGCCGACAATCGCTAACGGTCGGTTTTGTATCAATCTTCTCGGTGTGGATCATGACGATATGGTCGGTCCCTTCAGCGGCCAAGCGGCTGGCGAGGATCGATTTGCATATGGCACGTGGGACGCGCATTCCGGCGGGCTTCCCTATCTGCTCGACGCTCAGGCGAATCTCTTCTGTGTTCTCACCAAGCGCGTTTCATACGGCAGCCACTCGATCTTTGTCGGCGAAGTGGAGCAGGTTCGGCTTTGCGGAGACACTGAGCCGCTCATTTATCAGGATGGTGGCTTATACAGGACCTTAGGGCTGCCGACGCAATCCTGA